ctgggcatcaaacaccaagtcctctggaagagcagcaagtgctcttagcccctgATCTACAACTCCTGCACCCTCAGGGTTGTTAAGGAAGCCTGGGGAGGGCACAGAAATTGAAGGGGACTTTGAGTTCTCTTTTGGATTCCCTTCCTGGACACAGGACCCCTGAGCAGCCCAGGGCTGGATGTGGGGATGAGGTGGGGCCTTCGCCTTCTCTCCGCACCCACACCTATCCTGCGCTCACTTCCCAGGTACCCTAGTGTGGCCTGTGAGATCCTGACCTCTGATGTGCCCCAGATCAACGATGCCCTGGGTGCAGATGAGTCCCTCCTAAACCGGCTCTATGGCTTCCTGCAGAGTGGTGACAGCCTCAACCCGTTACTTGCTAGCTTTTTCAGCAAGGTCATGGGCATTCTCATCAATCGCAAGACAGACCAGGTGCCTGCCGACTCAACATGTGGGTGAGgagtgtggggggtgggtgtCAGAACTCTATGCTGTGACACAGCTTGTGCCCCCAGCTTGTGTCCTTCCTGCGCAAGAAAGATGACTTTGTGGACCTGTTGCTTCGGCACATTGGCACCTCGGCCATCATGGACCTTCTGTTGCGTCTGCTTACTTGCGTGGAGCGGCCCCAATTGCGGCAGGATGTCTTCAATGTGAGGGCCTGCTCAGGAGGTGGAGTGGTGGAGTGGGATGGGCTGGCGTATGGTTTAGGAACTTACCCTCTTCCTTCAGTGGCTCAACGAAGAAAAGATTGTCCAGCGGCTCATTGAGCAGATCCACCCATCAAAGGATGACAATGTGAGTGCCGGCTGACCTCTTCAAACTCTTTTATGTTCCACATCCCCTCTGTGCCTTAAAAGATGGGTAAGGGTGCTGAggatgtggcttagttggtagagcttgcttagcattcatgaagccctgggaaacacataaaccaggtatagtggtacacacctataatctcagttctctgggactggaggcaggagaaggacaGGTGTAAGATCATTCTTTGCTTCCTGGAAAGTTTGGGGTAagcttgggttacatgagacttCCTTGGCAGGGGGTCTTGTGGCATGGGTTAGTCCTCATTCCTTTTCATGGCGGAATAATAAATACCGCATGCTGTGGCTGTACCAAGCTTTGTTTTCCATTTAGCAGTTGATGAGTATGTGGTTGAGCAGTgctgcatgtgcacacatcagTGTCTCCGTTCTGGAGGTTTAGGTACTGGCTTCCTCATTGTAGCATGCATCCCAGTGTCTGTCTGAAAGGGCTGGCGGCAGGTGGTTAGCCTGTGCTGCATCCTTCCTTGTTTCCACTTCCCCAGCAACATTCCAATGCATCCCAGTCCCTGTGTGACATCATCCGCCTCAGCCGGGAGCAGATGATCCAAGGCCAGGACAGTCCGGAGCCAGACCAGCTGTTGGCCACCTTGGAGAAGTGGGTTTGCAAGACCAGTGCTGAGGCCTAGGGAGGGACCTGTCCTTGGGGAGTCCTGGCCCTTGGCCCTTTACCCTGACTCCCCTTCCCTCAGGCAGGAGACCATTGAGCAGCTCCTGAGTAACATGTTTGAGGGGGAGCAGTGCCAGTCCGTCATTGTCAGTGGGATCCAAGTGCTGCTGACCCTCCTGGAGCCTAGGAGGCCAAGGTAGGGTGCCCCTGCCTGCATCTGCAGTCCCTCAGAGCCTCAAGGCCGAGGTGGCCATTGTGCAGAGATGTGGGTAGTCAGATATATGGTCCTCCCCCAGCCAGGCCTGACCTCTGCCCTGCTTGTCCGACCTGTCAAAGAACTCCAGGTGTTCAGGGCACAGGAACACTGTGGTGTTCCTCTGGCCGGTTCTTGTGGCCTGTGAGGCACACTGTGCCTCATCCTGCTCTCTCCACAGGTCTGACTCTGTGACCATGAACAACTTCTTTAGCAGCGTGGATGGGCAGTTGGAGCTCCTGGCCCAGGGGGCCCTGGATAATGCAGTATCCAGTATGGGTGCCTTGCATGCCCTGCGTCCCCGGCTTGCCCGCTtccatcagctcctgcttgaGCCTCCCAAGGTGGGGGACTGGTTGTTGTGATTCTAGAGGGAAGTGGGGGTGGAAGAGAAGTACCCTGTGTGCACTAAGCATCCCTTGTTCCTGTGTAGCTGGAGCCTCTCCAGATGACATGGGGCAGCCTGGTCCCACCCCTGGGTAACACAAGGTTACATGTGGTCAAGCTCCTGGCCAGTGCTCTGAGTACCAACGCTGCTGCCTTGACACAGGAGCTCCTGGTGCTGGATGTGCCCAACACCTTACTGGTACAAGGGATATAGGATCAGGGGCCAGGGAGGCGGAGATGTGGGCAGAACATTTCAGATACCAGCCCCTGTCCCCACTCCCTCAGGACCTCTTCTTCCACTACGTATTCAACAACTTCCTGCATGCTCAAGTGGAGGTGTGTGTGAGCGCCATGCTGAGTTCCGGGCCCCCTCCAGACAGCAGCTCTGAGACACCTGTCccaaaccctatcttgaaacatGTAAGCTGGGGCTCATGTTCCCCTCCCTCTGGGGACCTGGTACCTTAGGACATACCTTCCCAGAGGCCTCCCACTTGGAAGCATCAGGACCTAGGACGGGTATGGGATACACAGTTGGGGAGAAATGGGTATATACTGAGGGCCAGTGAATGCTGTGACTTGGCAGTGGAGAGTGGGACACTAGGAGCAGGTGAGGGGCTGAGCCTGGTGGGTGCCTGTGTACGCTCCATGTGAGAAGTCAAAAACTCAGGTACGGTGGCCCACACCTTCATCCCAGACCTGGAGACGAGGATCTCAACTTAGGTGTctagcttaggctacatagtgagatcccgtctcagggagaaaaaaagaaaaaaaatagggctTGGGCTGTAGCTCATTTGGTTAGTGCATGCCTAGTGTGCATGAAGTTATGGATGGTCCCTAGCACAACATAACAaagcaggtgtggtgatgcacttGGGAGGATCCAAAGATTATAGTCATCTTTGACTACCTAaagagtttaagactagcctgggctacatgagaccctgtatcaaaacggGGCTTTAAAGCAAGCCAGACACTGgtccccacccttccttcctctgcttgcTTGCAGGCCTGGGGCCTGGTGAGGTTGGCTTGCTGTGGAGAGGCCCCTGCCCTGCGTGGGCTCTGCAAGGGTAGCTGTCCCCAAGCCAACTCCTCTTTGCTCTCTGCAGCTCCTTCAGCACTGCCGCCTGGTGGAGCGCATCCTGACGTCCTGGGAGGAGAACGACCATGTGCAGTCAGTACTCGCCACTTCCTGTGGGGAAAATAGGGCGGTGGGAGGGTGGTTGGGGGCCTGGGTAGCCCTGACATCCAGCCTGTCACCCAGCTGTGATCTCCACTCTCAACCAGGTCTGGAGGGGGCCCAAGGAAAGGCTATATGGGCCACCTGACTCGGGTGGCCAACGCCGTGGTGCAGAATGCAGAACAGGGGCCCAATGCTGAACAACTGGGGCAGCTACTAAAGGGTGAGGCTTGGGGCTGGCTGgagaagcagcttggagaggtGGGTGTTGGAAGCTCAGGTTCTCCCACCTCACACTCTCCTGTTCCTGTACTCAGAGCTGCCAGAAGATCAGCAGCAGCGGTGGGAAGCCTTTGTGTCAGGACCCCTGGCTGAGACCAACAAGAAGAACACAGTCGATCTGGTGAGGCCTGATCTGCTGTCTCACCCATGCCCCTACTTCTACAGCTGCTTGCCTTGCCCTCGTCTGGGGGCTTGAGCTGGCCCTCAGGACTCTCCTTCATCCCATCCCCAGGTGAACACTCACCACCTGCACTCCTCCAGTGATGACGAGGATGACCGCCTCAAGGAGTTCAACTTCCCTGAGGAGGCTGTCCTGCAGCAGGTGGACCTGGGCCTGTGCAGGGGGAGGAGTCGGGAAGCACAGCTCCCTTCCAGCCCTGACCTCCATGACTCTCGTAGGCTTTCATGGACTTCCAGATGCAACGCATGACCTCAGCCTTCATTGACCACTTTGGCTTTAATGATGAGGAATTCGGGGAGCAGGAGGAAAGTGTGAAGTAAGTGTTTCTCGTGTGAAAACGGGGCTCTGCCTTGTGACGCATGTGCCCTGTGCTGCCTGTGGTCACAGTGCCGCCTGACCTCAGGAGGGGGTATATCTTGCATCTTTTCTTGAATGTTCATCTACTTGTGCAGCCAGCAGCCTCTGTTTCTGGGCATAGCCCAGCTGTGGCCTAAGACCCGGCTCTGGAGTTATCTTCCTTCCCACGATGAAGGTCCTGAGAATGGGACATGAAGGTTCCTCATGGTGAGGGTGGTGAGCAGAGTGTACGGTGTAGGAATGGTGCCTGAGTGAGAGAAGACAGTCTTGATGAAGTCTTGATGTTTCTAGGGAAAGTAGAACCTGGTTGTCAGGTGGCCGAACTCTGAGACTATGCAGTTGGGTGGAGGAGCTGGCCTTGGGGAGCGTGGAGTGGACATCTGGGTCATCGCTTGTGGTGGTCCGGGATGTTCTCCCATTTTGTAATACTTCCGCCCTTTGAGCAAGCTTATCAACTATATGCACCCAAAGAGACGAAGTCCTGGGAATTAGCCAGACTGAGCCTTGTCAGGGTCCTTATGCTGAACATCTCTGGAAGCATTGTGGTGGACAGCAGTCTGCTGTGGCTTCAGTGTCCCCTTGGATACAGCCATGGAATCCTGTGTTGGCTGCTTCTCTGCTTTGTGTCTAGCCTTATTTTAGTCAGAGGCCTTCATTTGGTCCCTTGGGGAAGATGCTCAAGTGGAAACTTGACTCCATCCTCATGGGAGTGGGGCTGGTTTCTTGGTAGATGGAGTTAGGTAACTAGTTgtacttttgagacaaggctctGTTCCTGCTTTTCCACCAAGATAAGTCACAAGGAGAACGAAGCTCTTCAGGGTTAGAGCAGGGAAGGTACCTAGTCAGCAGTGTCCGGGGAAGGTGTTCTGTAGTCCTGCTGGGGGACACCAAGTCTGCTGAGGGGCAGTGCAGTGTAGCATTGGCTGGGCCGCTCCACTCGACTTGCTGAGAGCCTCAGCTCCTCCTTTTGGGGAGTTAAGGACACTCCCTCGTAGAGTGGAGTGTATTGCTGCTGAGTATTCATGAGCCTGAGATGGCCCCTTGGGAAATAACCCCAACCTGTGTACACGATGTGCATCTGTGTATCGTGTTCTTACCATGTAAGGGTAGAAAGGCATCTCAGTAGAAAAAGCAAAAAgccggatgtggtggcacattctcGTAATTacagtacttgggaagtagaggcaggagacttaggagttcaaggtcatcctcagctttaTAGTAAGTTCAGGGCTAGTCTAGGTAGGCTCATGagacagacactatctcaaaacaaacttGAAAAAGTGGGTAAAAGACAGAAAGTCACAGGCTCTGctaggaggaggagaagctgaTGGGTTCTTTTAGAGAGCATGTGGATACTTCGGTGTGTGGGTTTCATTTCATGTGATTTCTGTGGGGCTGTCCGCTAGAGCTGAACAAAGATGCCTGTGCACTGACTGGCTTGTCATGTGCCCACTGTGAGGCGCTCCCTGCCGGCAGCACCCGCTGGGTAGTTCAGACAGTTAAGTCTTCTTACTGGTATCCCACCCTCATGGTTGGGAGTGGTGGGGCCCTGGCAGCAGTGTGTTATTAATCTTCAAAAATGGTTATGTTCCCGTGTTTAGCATTTGAACATACTGTAGGCTTATCAAAGGTCAGGCAGGGGTCATGTGTCAGCTACTCCAGCCGGTAGGTACCTTGACTCTGGTGGGGTCTGGCTGGGAAGGTCTTGAAGCAGTTTGCCTCGTCGGCTCTCAGTGTCGTCTGTTTTCCAGGAGTGTGGCACCGGCCCCGTGCCCTTCCCTCTAGCACTTGCATCCTTGCAAGAGAGGGGGTGATGGTCACAAACTCAAGGCCACAAACCCTGGCAGGAAGCGACAGGTCCCCCTGCATTTCTGGTAGCAGTAAATGGTACTGGTGTAGTTAGAGCCCCTTCCAGAGTGTGGCGGAATAGGGTGTGTCGTGCTGATGCCTTTCAGTTGTTGGCTTTGTTGCGTGGTAGTTATGAACAGCAGATTGATAAAGCCAGAGCTGTTGTTATCAGGAAACATGGGTGGATGTGTAAGCTTTTACAAACTAGGTTGTAGGTAAATCCTTAAAAACACGCTTCCAGGTAGATTCCGTTTCATTGATTTTACAGATGATGAAATGAGATTTAGGAGTGCCAAGTGAGTCGCTGAGGCTGCTCCACAGACAGATAGGATTCAGACCATCCTGCAGAGCTTCCTGCATGGCAGGTCACCTGAGTCCCTGTCTTGAGCATCGAAGGGAgctctgttgttttgtcttaacatttattttaagcttgtgtgtatgagttttgcctgcatgtgtgtatgtgtaccacatgcatacagtgcctgcGGGATCCAGACGAGGACGTAGAATCCccaggaattggagttatggatggtcatgagccaccacacgggtgctgggaactgagtccaggccctctgcaagagcaacaagtgtttttGACCAGTGAGCCACCCCTCCAGTCCCAGGAGCTGTGTTTCTATGTTTAGGGAGGAGATGAGGACACTTCCCTTTAGTGTGATTATGCTGAGAATATGTCCGTTAGGTTGACTTCCTTCTGTGACCTCAGAACGCTGTGAACCTTAGGCAGGAGGTGACTTGCACAGTAATGAGGGTTGCTGTGTGAGAATATGTCTCACTGCATCTCTCTTCCCCAGTGCGCCATTTGACAAGACTGCCAACATCACCTTCTCCTTAAATGCTGATGATGAGAATGTGAGTGCTCCCTGTCCTGTGGTAGTGGGTGGAGGGTGTAGAGGGTCACAAGCAGTACAGCAtatcctcctgccctgccctgcagcCCAATGCCAACCTGCTTGAGATATGCTACAAGGACCGCATCCAGCAGTTCGAtgacgaggaggaggaagaggaggaggagggccaaGGCTCAGCAGAGTCAGATGGAGAATATGGCGCCTGGCAGGGCAGCCAGCCATCGAGGGTGTCCCATGCAGGCCAGCCCCCCGGTGTCCGGTGAGTCTTCCTCCACGTACGCCTAAACCtacgcactcacacacaccaaaGGCAGAGGCTTGTAAGTGCTGGACTGAGGCTGGAGGTGAGAAAAGTCAGTGTGGTGTGTGTTAGTTGGGTGGTTTCAATCACAAGTGGTAGAACTCAGTTCAGATTAAGTTGGGTACGAAATGAAGAAGGCACCATTATTTACCTGTGCTCCTGAGTTCAGATGGTGCCACACaagcttccctttctcccctttctggAATGAGAGATGATAAAACCCCTCTCAAATTAGATTATCAGCTTTgtatggataattttttttcttccttttttttttttgtctgatacTCAGTGTGATCAAATTAATTCATGTCAGAACTTTTGCTGAGATGAACACTCCCAATGCATGGCCTGCAGCACTAAGCTGTTACCTCATGACTGGATCTGAAGAACGGTTGTTTGTGTTAATGTTATAATTGATATGTAGCATGCATACAGATAAATGTACAGACCTAGTGTTTGCAGCCAGACGGAATCACTCAGTCTGAATCTAGAGCCAGCAGCAGGAcccgccctctcctccctctgtgcCCACATGGCTGCTGTCCTCTCTGCCATGGGCAGCAGTGCCCATgacgtcgtcgtcgtcgtcgtcgttgtGCCCACTCTTTAGAGTCATACAGTATAGGGGAAGGGTCCTATATTTGAAATACTTGTCACTAGGATGTTTTGAGGCAGCCTCCTGACTCTAggaatacatgtgtgtgccacaaccCAGAGTTTTACtctggggtttttattattaattattgtatGGGTGCACAAGTGCCTGGGTGtggttgcagtgtgtgtgtgtgtgtgtgtgtgtgtgtgtgtgtgtgtgtgtgtgtgtgtgtgtgtgagtgtgagtgtgtaagagaaaagacagcttgcaggagtcattctctccttccacagtttgggtcccagagattgaactcaggcagtcagac
The sequence above is drawn from the Peromyscus leucopus breed LL Stock chromosome 1, UCI_PerLeu_2.1, whole genome shotgun sequence genome and encodes:
- the Ppp6r1 gene encoding serine/threonine-protein phosphatase 6 regulatory subunit 1 isoform X1; the protein is MIGGDGTTNGFPKGAMFWKFDLHTSSHLDTLLEKEDLSLPELLDEEDVLQECKVVNRKLLDFLLQPSHLQAMVAWVTQEPPASGEERLRYKYPSVACEILTSDVPQINDALGADESLLNRLYGFLQSGDSLNPLLASFFSKVMGILINRKTDQLVSFLRKKDDFVDLLLRHIGTSAIMDLLLRLLTCVERPQLRQDVFNWLNEEKIVQRLIEQIHPSKDDNQHSNASQSLCDIIRLSREQMIQGQDSPEPDQLLATLEKQETIEQLLSNMFEGEQCQSVIVSGIQVLLTLLEPRRPRSDSVTMNNFFSSVDGQLELLAQGALDNAVSSMGALHALRPRLARFHQLLLEPPKLEPLQMTWGSLVPPLGNTRLHVVKLLASALSTNAAALTQELLVLDVPNTLLDLFFHYVFNNFLHAQVEVCVSAMLSSGPPPDSSSETPVPNPILKHLLQHCRLVERILTSWEENDHVQSGGGPRKGYMGHLTRVANAVVQNAEQGPNAEQLGQLLKELPEDQQQRWEAFVSGPLAETNKKNTVDLVNTHHLHSSSDDEDDRLKEFNFPEEAVLQQAFMDFQMQRMTSAFIDHFGFNDEEFGEQEESVNAPFDKTANITFSLNADDENPNANLLEICYKDRIQQFDDEEEEEEEEGQGSAESDGEYGAWQGSQPSRVSHAGQPPGVRSGGSTDSEDEEEEEEEEEEEEEGAGQAVSGRTSPSSLPSPSPQPSGPSWTATFDPVPMDAPTGPSVSKEADISSTQILTSPPAHDAPQLRSQDPTPPSAPQEVTDSSKVAEPLAPCQALVSVADVQATLHGMRSAPSSLDSATRDPSTSVPAFEARQSPQTVEGEKSPEPLGLSQSQSAQALEMPNGSTPAGPVSSGSQ
- the Ppp6r1 gene encoding serine/threonine-protein phosphatase 6 regulatory subunit 1 isoform X3, producing the protein MFWKFDLHTSSHLDTLLEKEDLSLPELLDEEDVLQECKVVNRKLLDFLLQPSHLQAMVAWVTQEPPASGEERLRYKYPSVACEILTSDVPQINDALGADESLLNRLYGFLQSGDSLNPLLASFFSKVMGILINRKTDQLVSFLRKKDDFVDLLLRHIGTSAIMDLLLRLLTCVERPQLRQDVFNWLNEEKIVQRLIEQIHPSKDDNQHSNASQSLCDIIRLSREQMIQGQDSPEPDQLLATLEKQETIEQLLSNMFEGEQCQSVIVSGIQVLLTLLEPRRPRSDSVTMNNFFSSVDGQLELLAQGALDNAVSSMGALHALRPRLARFHQLLLEPPKLEPLQMTWGSLVPPLGNTRLHVVKLLASALSTNAAALTQELLVLDVPNTLLDLFFHYVFNNFLHAQVEVCVSAMLSSGPPPDSSSETPVPNPILKHLLQHCRLVERILTSWEENDHVQSGGGPRKGYMGHLTRVANAVVQNAEQGPNAEQLGQLLKELPEDQQQRWEAFVSGPLAETNKKNTVDLVNTHHLHSSSDDEDDRLKEFNFPEEAVLQQAFMDFQMQRMTSAFIDHFGFNDEEFGEQEESVNAPFDKTANITFSLNADDENPNANLLEICYKDRIQQFDDEEEEEEEEGQGSAESDGEYGAWQGSQPSRVSHAGQPPGVRSGGSTDSEDEEEEEEEEEEEEEGAGQAVSGRTSPSSLPSPSPQPSGPSWTATFDPVPMDAPTGPSVSKEADISSTQILTSPPAHDAPQLRSQDPTPPSAPQEVTDSSKVAEPLAPCQALVSVADVQATLHGMRSAPSSLDSATRDPSTSVPAFEARQSPQTVEGEKSPEPLGLSQSQSAQALEMPNGSTPAGPVSSGSQ